tttgcactcgtgcgaagccggcttGGGTTGCTAGtcgtttatattaaacatacgtttttatttacagTATATCACTTGCTCTTAACGAAAATAGAAAACAccattagtaaagtaacagcctgcaaatttcccactgctgggataaggcctcctcttccattaacacacgtggtggaatatgttccaaaccctctccgggtttggaacatattccatcacgctgttccaatgcggattggtggaatgcacatgtggcagaatttccataaaattagacacatgtaggtttcctcacgatgttttccattaaCATTTAAACACCATTAACATGTCTAAACTGTGATAActaaatttacaattacaatttacatcttaaattacattatgtgcgttttatatttacattattccCGAAATGTACCCATGTAATAACATCCTGAAagtattatgataaatttactaaatttttaaattaatcctaTCATATTTAATTCTAATGATCGAAAACCGTATTCCAATCCCTATAAATGTTATCCTTGGTGGTTTCTATAACGGACATGACAATTTTACTAAGATCTGTCGACCAATTCGAAGCCAATCCAAACATTGATTTTAACATAACTTCCATAACGTTGTACTCATATATCTTACCATCTAAGGCCGCAACTAAGTACAAAGCTGAATCAATACTATATGCTGTTATTCTTCTGTTCAAATAGAAGTCTTTTCTTTCACTTGTTCCATTAACATACAGCACATATAGATTACCATCTCCGAAGAATGGTATACAATTAACCATTATGAAAGCCGGACGTAGTAGATGAACTTCTCTTATATCTTCTATTATACTAGCTACATAACTTACTAAGTTTCCATCAGATTTAATTATACGTGGTAAGCCATCTACACAAGCTGTGAAGTATATGTTATTTGAGGTATCTAAAACAAATTCTAGAGCGCAAGTAACTGCTTCTATTTTAGTTCTTATTGTACCATTCTGTTCTAATTTGAACAGTTTATTGTTTGCCGTTAGAAAGTATATAACATCAGTTCCATTTGCTTTTTGGATTTGAATGATGTCATCGTGAAACGGTCCGAATTTCTTTGCTGATAGACTATCAGAATCGTATTTATAAACGCCATCTTTGGCACCGAAATAAACTGACTTGTCGTCACTGTAATCCGAAGTTGAATCTCTTCCTCCTTCAAGTATTTCATATGCAGCTAAATCTTCCAAGACGTATATACAACTGCCACCGTCTAATCTAGAGtcgtttattgtaaaaaatacagatGGTAGATCTGAGACGTCGTCTAGGAAATACGTACTGCCATCTGATGGTACTAATAGTTTAGTTATATTGTTACTTGATGAAAATATAACTTGTTCGGATCTAAACACTGTGGGCCCCACGTTATCTTTAATACTCAGAGGTGTCAAGCAGCCAAAAAGTAGAATAGAAGTTATCAAGAAAACGTGATATGTTTCAAATGGATCCATTTGCGAAcctgaaatgaaaaacaaagtaagattaatattgaaaaactaCATcacaatttattgatatttatattgaatagacgaattaaatatatataatatatttaagacatTCTGGCTATCATACTTTCttaggattatttatttttaatcatatataagAAACACTATTTTGTGCCTGGGTTGAGatcaagttattttattatacaattatttattagtaagagTTAATTAAGGAGTTCCTTTAAAATCGTTTCTTACACTATTCTCTTTCAATTTGGATCTTCCATTACTGATTATAGCATTTCTATCGCTCTCATTGATTTCTGGCTAGGAATAACGAATAGTaggataaatgtatattaatttttaaccaCCTAAGCGCACTTTTATATTGAACCAGGTTTGGATTGGGTGGTTTCAGATGTTTTTTCATACATAGCTAACGTACGTCATATATCCAGATTTCGATGGCCCTAAATTTGGCACCCTAGGTTGTCGCCCCTATCGCTCAGGAGAAACCGTCCATTAACACTGACACTATGTTAGTATCTATTCTCTAAGGATGTTCAGCATTTGACCTATATGACTAACACCTAAAACGCGTGTGCAACTACGGGCGACAActacgaataaataaaacatcgtgatgtTATCTTAcagatttaacaataaattatacattaccAAATGATAATCGGTAACatgaaaaaaaaggttatatatatcactggtaaaatattttgtcatttgatTAATGCCGAAACCCGGGATCGAACCAGGCACCTTTAGATCTTCAGTCTAACGCTCTCCCAACTGAGCTATTTCGGCGATGGAAGTTTCACCAAAACTCAACTTATGAAACCCCAATTGGATATGGCTTCTGTATAATTTCTTATAGTCCTTTGACGTTTTATGGCGGGTAGGTAGACCTTGAATAATCTAcggtatttttattatgaattcgTGAAAAAATGGCGTCTAGTAAATCGGCAAAATTGGAACTTCTAAATTCGGATTAAAATTGACatcacttatttaaataaatctgttttgttatttttgataCTATATTAATCAAATACTGTTTAAGGGTGAAAAGTCAGTCGTTACTACAGCCGCCAATCCGCCAAACAGTATACTTGATAGTGTTATGTTCTAGCTTATAAGGtaagtgagccattgtaactataGACTTAGAGAATATAACATCTTTGTTACTGAAGTTGGTGGTGcatggtgatgtaaggaatggttaatatttctgacagtgcCGATGTCtgtggacggtggtgaccacttaacttCAGGTGGCTCGTTTGCCTACCTATTACGTACATTACCGTCTTAACCATAGGGCTCACGGAGTACGTGTCAGAACCCCTATCCTGAGAGGACCCCGAAGAACAAAAAAATTCTATGGACTAtggatattttcaaaaataccaCGTTTGTAAGAtctccgtggtcaagtagtaTGTACtccggtttccatgggtacgcctgtccaaggtcccgggttcgattccaagCCGATTTGACAAAGAAAAGTTCGTTCGATcgttctatgttgtcttgtttTTGGGTGTTTGTGATTTGATTTTCCACaactcaagtgctttagctacttacattgggatcagagtaatgtatgtgatgttatccaatatttattatgtttattattattatatagaaaagaTGTTATAatgtgttgtcgtaaataaacaaattctttaaatatcatcgtgaaaaagaataactactgagtttcttgcgcttcttctcggtagaacctactttccgaaccggtggtcgcttcacttaagataaaaaaaattgttgttaaatgacatttcaaaagatgcttgtaaaagcatacttgaataaaatatattttgattgatttgattgtgtaatatttagtatcattatcaTCAGTACGAAcccggggcgtgtcgctagtttTTGCAAATCAGATCTAATGTTTGATACATATCTAAGAtctctttaatattaatatcagcCGTTGAACAGCGCTCGTAATACATTAGTTTTTTCACGAAATTTCACTTATCCACAGAATACATTCGTATGAAATAAAAGCGTGTATTATATaacgtaattattaattatacaacatTAAGCACGCTATTCGCAGTTAACCGTGAACGATACGCGCGATGAACGTTTTCATTGTCTTTTACTCGACTGAGATGCTACAATAATAGGTTATGAGTTAATATTACTGAACCCCAAAGATTATTTAACAAACTAGCtgaagtaatttttattttggctgtcgcttctcaatatatgtcgactagctgtgcccgcgacttctaggcgtttgaatttaacaaataaatttgatgtagcctaagttactccttattacatcatatatcatatcatataataaaaacggtactcagtattggtgtgttttggtttgaagggtcagtgagccagtagAGCCAGAGCCTTGTGCCtaacaaaggacataacatcttagttcccaaggtttatgGCACATTGAcaacgtaaggaatagttaatatttcttaccatgGGTGATgggtctatgggtgatggtgaccacttaacatcagttggcccatatgctcgcccgccaacttataccattaaaaaaatcactaattccttaattaatttgcaACATTGCTAgtattatttagaataaatgttattaacaaCGGTTTTTAACGCTGTTAAAACAGGATCCATGAAAAATTTATGACAATACGCAGTGGGAAACTATATTGTAAATACAATTGTTAAAagaaaacgatataaaaaaattaaaagcccCTTGAAGTTTTTTTCCGCCGATTCTTCTTTGCTGACTTTGACTTAACAATCACTAAGTGATTATAAtacttctaaattcaaaaaaaaatatttttgactttgaagACATTGCATTCATTTTATCATtagctatttttaaaagtatgtatgtatgattaaAGACTTATTTCCCGCTTTTAATACTCATAAGCAATTGTCGTCATtgttttttgtctttttaatttaatattattattttttactttatttaattttggtattatcattcattcatacatcatttatttttatttataagtgtattatatgtattattttagaaCCAGTGTCTGCctaaaggttgcctggaagagatcgcttttTAGAGATAAGGCGTGTTGTTTTGATGAAAGTCTTCTCAATTCTTATGTATGAGgtatttatacaatacaacataaattaataaacaacgtAATCAGTAGACTCGGTGACCCAGTTGATCGTAAagctatatttaaaactacttgCATGCgtttgaattgaacaaaaaaaatattgtagtaagttactccctattctATCAATTATCTACCAGTGAATATCTAccggagattagccggaacaaatagacaggcagacagaccgacaaaaattgtaaaaaatcttattttggtatatttaccgtgtatagtatatatgtatcgagtaaaaaagggctatttaaaatattgctacGCCTATCAACTCGGGGTACCTATTCTCAACTCTCTCAGtacgtatataattgtatattttaatcattacatagtataaaacaaagtcgcttaccgctgtccctatgtatgcagaCCCGTAGTGGGCAATTTGGGTAAAGGCAAATAATAACgtcttaatattttcaaaataaagattCTGATTTTTCTAATGGTAATAAATCTGTAACTAGGTATGACAACAAAGTATTCTTCATTCGCGAATTGAAGAATAATGAAAGCTCTTTGTctattcttacagaatagtgTTTTGGTAAATTCACAAGCGCCCCATTATAGCATGCCCAGGGTCCATAGGTTAAAGACGACCATGTATGTACGCttagattttcaaaattatgccacagattttgatacggtttttaaatagatagagtgattcgagaggaaggtttttgtatatagtacatggacaatatagtaaagaatactacatattttttcGTGTTTCTTTACTAGATACTAAattatcagcattgcacacgtgtgaagccggggcgggtcgccagTATTGTTACAAAACACACTATCAGTTGATAGGAAACCGCAATGCAACCACGAGTCCTTGCGTTATATAACACAAGTATATCAGAGCATATGTCCATTTTATTTACGACTAGCTATCCATCTCGACTTTacacgagaaaaaaaaaagacgagtgtacatattattatacacgCGA
This DNA window, taken from Vanessa cardui chromosome 26, ilVanCard2.1, whole genome shotgun sequence, encodes the following:
- the LOC124540773 gene encoding uncharacterized protein LOC124540773, which translates into the protein MDPFETYHVFLITSILLFGCLTPLSIKDNVGPTVFRSEQVIFSSSNNITKLLVPSDGSTYFLDDVSDLPSVFFTINDSRLDGGSCIYVLEDLAAYEILEGGRDSTSDYSDDKSVYFGAKDGVYKYDSDSLSAKKFGPFHDDIIQIQKANGTDVIYFLTANNKLFKLEQNGTIRTKIEAVTCALEFVLDTSNNIYFTACVDGLPRIIKSDGNLVSYVASIIEDIREVHLLRPAFIMVNCIPFFGDGNLYVLYVNGTSERKDFYLNRRITAYSIDSALYLVAALDGKIYEYNVMEVMLKSMFGLASNWSTDLSKIVMSVIETTKDNIYRDWNTVFDH